In Neptuniibacter halophilus, the genomic stretch TGCTGCAGCCCGGTCGGCCTCGATCTCAGGAAGATGCTCTGCAATCCCCTGCCTGATCATCTCGATAATGGTTGCCGGCTCTTCGGTGCGCGGATTATCACTGGTCACCACCAGATGATCCGCCAGCCGATCAGCGACTTCACCCATCAAAGCCCGCTTGCCCGTATCCCGGTCACCACCGCACCCAAAGACACACCAGAGTGTGCCGCGGGTGTGGGCACGTACCGCCAGCAGTGCTTTTTCCAATGCATCCGGCGTATGCGCATAATCGATAATGACCAGAGGTTTATCAGCAACAACCAGTGCCTGCATCCGTCCGGGAACGGCATCAAGCTGAGCCAGTGCGTCCACCAGTTGGCGGTGGCTGAATCCCTGCTCCGCCAGCGCTGCAGCGACCAGCAGCAGATTATCCAGATTAAAATCACCAATAATCCTGCTGCTAAACGCAAAGTTCCCCTGCGCGGTTTTCAGTTCTGCCTCAATACCATGCAACGCCAGACGGTAAGCCGCGAGCAGATAATCTCCCTGCTGCCGGCCCACTGCTACCTTGCGACAATCAATTCGCTGATCGTTCAGCAGTTGCTGCCCAAACGGGTCATCCCCATTGATGATCGCAGCCTTCAGGCGGTAGTCAGTAAACAAACGCGCCTTCGCCTCGGCATAAGCCTGCATCGAACCGTGGTAATCCAGATGATCACGACTCAGATTGGTGAACAGCGCGTAATCAAATGCCACCGCAGCAACCCGCCCCTGCTCCAGAGCATGGCTGGAGACTTCCATCACTACAGCTTCGGCTCCCTGCTGCTGCAGTTCAGC encodes the following:
- a CDS encoding UDP-N-acetylmuramoyl-L-alanyl-D-glutamate--2,6-diaminopimelate ligase is translated as MLQIRRTLVEIVPEWVESAHADLEVSAISQDSREIVPGTLFVARSGLQHRGVDFVEEAVSRGAVAILLDQSELADCPQVAVPVIAVPELAGQIGPLAARFYGEPSRSLRVLGVTGTNGKTSCAHFIAQAMNHLQIKTAIIGTVGNGFPGALDKATHTTPDAIGLQRLFAELQQQGAEAVVMEVSSHALEQGRVAAVAFDYALFTNLSRDHLDYHGSMQAYAEAKARLFTDYRLKAAIINGDDPFGQQLLNDQRIDCRKVAVGRQQGDYLLAAYRLALHGIEAELKTAQGNFAFSSRIIGDFNLDNLLLVAAALAEQGFSHRQLVDALAQLDAVPGRMQALVVADKPLVIIDYAHTPDALEKALLAVRAHTRGTLWCVFGCGGDRDTGKRALMGEVADRLADHLVVTSDNPRTEEPATIIEMIRQGIAEHLPEIEADRAAAIELAICQAGADDLVLIAGKGHEDYQEIGRERLPFSDLIISKKLLGVAA